A single window of Ptychodera flava strain L36383 chromosome 3 unlocalized genomic scaffold, AS_Pfla_20210202 Scaffold_25__1_contigs__length_14229661_pilon, whole genome shotgun sequence DNA harbors:
- the LOC139125267 gene encoding sortilin-related receptor-like — MDPTATNTTIYVGRYRYFFQVAAITPAGVGQFTELKNITVTPNIPASPTDLTATGNSQDRTAHLEWKKPDSKVKLYYIYYAWPYSDDTVIGDVKCCNTTLTETTVKDLSPNVTYIFKVTAFNDDGESLQSDPASVTIVGDPLPRPTNLNATPTGFHTIELTWSIDDTSHNWMYGIYYSKSGHYLTEPKEIVNDTKATVPGLESDVLYIFQVGVVGPVGKGPQSIPCVGATQFDPSLQPRDIRARAVDFTTIEVTWRSPRDLPTKLKYKIYYGIPKAGQIEFQAVNVPDTKDTSLAYNITGLIPGAPYTIKLSNGEMTAAMIAKEVNVTTLSSSAPTSLKVFELPRADNDIVGVTLEWTAPDRILNKSLGYAVFMAIGDKPVSWKHQTSSDINVTAIVGLEKNVTYNFKVCTDQYMNYYGEFSDVAQVTLSDTAGSDPHTAHHKKSSKMAAIVAPIIGVVAMLAVALVIFIVRHHRLQRSFTQFANSHYDSRSGTTTFSVEGDGLGEEEDSPMIRGFSDDEPLVVA, encoded by the exons ATGGACCCAACTGCAACCAATACAACGATATATGTTGGACGTTATAGGTACTTCTTCCAG GTTGCAGCAATTACGCCAGCAGGGGTCGGTCAGTTTACTGAACTGAAGAACATCACAGTGACGCCTA ATATCCCTGCATCACCGACTGATTTGACTGCTACTGGGAACAGCCAagaccgcactgcccacctggAATGGAAGAAGCCAGACAGCAAAGTCAAG ctGTACTATATATATTATGCGTGGCCATATTCAGACGATACTGTAATAGGGGATGTGAAATGTTGTAACACAACACTTACAGAAACAACAG TGAAGGACCTATCCCCAAATGTGACTTACATCTTCAAAGTGACGGCTTTCAACGATGACGGAGAGAGTTTACAGAGTGACCCAGCTAGTGTGACAATAGTAGGAGATCCGCTTCCCAGACCAACAAACCTAAACGCTACACCAACAGGTTTTCATACCATTGAGCTCACATGGAGTATTGATGATACCTCCCATAACTGG ATGTATGGAATCTACTACAGCAAGAGTGGCCATTACTTGACAGAACCTAAGGAGATTGTGAATGATACCAAGGCTACAGTGCCTGGTTTGGAGTCTGATGTATTGTATATATTCCAAGTTGGTGTTGTTGGACCTGTCGGTAAAGGACCACAAAGTATTCCCTGTGTAGGGGCGACCCAATTTG ATCCTTCCCTTCAGCCGCGTGATATTCGTGCCAGAGCTGTAGATTTCACCACCATTGAGGTCACATGGAGATCACCTAGAGACCTGCCAACAAAACTG AAATACAAGATTTACTATGGCATTCCCAAAGCTGGGCAAATAGAGTTCCAGGCTGTCAACGTTCCGGACACCAAAGACACCAGCCTGGCTTACAACATCACAGGCTTGATCCCAGGGGCACCTTACACCATCAAACTAAGTAATGGAGAAATGACTGCCGCTATGATTGCAAAAGAAGTCAACGTTACAACAT TGAGCAGTTCAGCACCAACATCTCTCAAAGTGTTTGAACTTCCCAGAGCAGACAATGACATTGTTGGAGTGACATTAGAATGGACTGCACCTGATCGAATATTAAACAAGTCTCTT GGCTATGCTGTGTTCATGGCAATTGGTGACAAACCTGTGTCCTGGAAACACCAAACCAGTTCAGACATCAACGTAACGGCCATCGTTGGTTTGGAAAAGAATGTGACCTATAACTTCAAAGTATGTACAGATCAGTACATGAATTACTACGGAGAGTTCTCTGACGTAGCGCAAGTGACTTTATCAGATACTGCAG GGAGTGATCCCCACACGGCTCATCATAAGAAATcctccaagatggccgccatcgtTGCTCCAATCATTGGAGTGGTTGCAATGTTGGCAGTGGCACTGGTAATCTTCATTGTCAGGCATCACAGGTTACAGAGGAGTTTCACACAGTTTGCAAACAGTCACTACGACAGCAGGTCTGGTACTACAACCTTCAGCGTGGAAGGAGATGGTCTCG